From one Equus asinus isolate D_3611 breed Donkey chromosome 5, EquAss-T2T_v2, whole genome shotgun sequence genomic stretch:
- the AUNIP gene encoding LOW QUALITY PROTEIN: aurora kinase A- and ninein-interacting protein (The sequence of the model RefSeq protein was modified relative to this genomic sequence to represent the inferred CDS: inserted 1 base in 1 codon), whose amino-acid sequence MRRRGPEEEACGVWLDAAALKRRKVQTHLIKPSTKMPTLFPGERKVKISFTQRRTPPAGVRQTSIASFFTLQPGKTNSDQRSVSSHVQSQTNKESKKDATQQGHPTQGLVDDCMAPPLATSTPADIQEAGLCPQSLQPSAHHRTGTPFLTVLSLFQPDTSVCAGESKDSLACSFTQDLESSCLLGQKEGVKDSSWKKEWLHGPKKKNCQAVERHSKPPGGKGYQPLHKTKFEKVSAKEHRRDFWSGENTESVKQSPCPVPVFSWDSENNDKDSCSQLFTEDSQGQRVIAHNSRAPFRDVTNNRNQSLGWFPNSTWAQCQDGPTQLNLQPDVLFTQDSEVQALAXRQDRCRRFLIERQKHLR is encoded by the exons ACACACTTAATCAAGCCAAGCACCAAAATGCCAAcactctttcctggagagagaaaggtTAAGATTTCTTTTACTCAAAGAAGAACTCCACCTGCAGGCGTTCGGCAGACCAGCATTGCTTCATTCTTCACCTTGCAGCCAG GAAAGACAAACAGTGACCAGAGGAGTGTTTCATCTCACGTACAGAGTCAGACCAACAAAGAATCTAAGAAAGACGCAACCCAGCAAGGACATCCGACCCAGGGCTTGGTGGATGATTGCATGGCACCCCCTTTAGCCACTTCAACCCCTGCAGACATCCAGGAAGCTGGACTTTGTCCTCAGTCCCTCCAGCCTTCTGCCCACCACAGAACAGGAACCCCATTCTTGACTGTGCTGTCTTTGTTCCAGCCTGACACCTCAGTCTGCGCTGGAGAGAGTAAAGACTCCCTGGCTTGTTCCTTCACTCAGGACTTGGAAAGTTCTTGCTTGCTGGGCCAAAAGGAGGGCGTGAAGGATTCTTCCTGGAAAAAGGAATGGCTTCATGGACCTAAGAAAAAGAACTGTCAGGCTGTGGAGAGACATAGTAAACCACCTGGGGGCAAGGGCTATCAGCCCTTGCACAAGACTAAATTTGAGAAGGTGTCTGCCAAGGAACACAGGAGGGATTTCTGGAGTGGAGAAAACACAGAGTCAGTGAAACAAAGcccttgtcctgttcctgtgTTTTCTTGGGACAGTGAAAACAATGACAAGGACTCCTGCAGCCAGCTTTTCACTGAGGATTCTCAGGGCCAGCGGGTTATTGCCCACAACTCAAGAGCTCCTTTCCGAGACGTAACCAACAACAGGAATCAGAGCTTAGGGTGGTTTCCTAACAGCACTTGGGCTCAGTGCCAGGATGGGCCCACTCAGTTAAATCTGCAGCCTGATGTACTCTTTACCCAGGACTCTGAAG TCCAAGCTCTAG TTCGGCAAGACCGTTGCAGAAGGTTTCTAATTGAGAGGCAGAAACATCTGCGGTGA